One Aegilops tauschii subsp. strangulata cultivar AL8/78 chromosome 7, Aet v6.0, whole genome shotgun sequence genomic window carries:
- the LOC109746085 gene encoding UPF0481 protein At3g47200-like has translation MYNMLDPILPGQLYIDIQEMVRDTRERPEADFSKLDTKIQRFPQGLRPGVEERYIIPSFVSLGPYHHGSPHLRETEELKHAAAHYFCEMSGHSVAHVYDKILHIAGEGRSCYVHDAVAKFTDAEFAVMMFLDGCYLLLYMAGTKGCAFLCNRMTLSTGPCMLRDIFLLENQLPWLVLEALMDFLTPCPVYKFVHKMGKYFYITRRPSSLHSNTRVHVDELKKYKPPHLLGLLRYSQLGNMTNIDLVNNCTCQSSSSGIELAEIGIKLTASSKTGLADMSVQRGYLFGQLSLTPLFVNDVTACWLISMAAYEACVSTTYPSDGFVISSYISFMAMLMDKEEDVHELRAKHIVGSFFSNTQRLVFFKGLATHLRLGRLYFIITDKIDKFKRERPVSIAVHRFVYKNSKAIVTVLSIGSQVSSEP, from the coding sequence ATGTACAATATGCTAGACCCTATTTTACCTGGGCAGCTCTATATCGACATCCAAGAGATGGTGAGGGATACGAGGGAGAGACCGGAGGCTGATTTCTCCAAGCTTGACACCAAGATCCAGAGGTTCCCACAAGGCCTAAGGCCGGGGGTCGAAGAACGCTACATTATCCCGAGCTTCGTCTCCCTCGGCCCTTACCACCATGGCTCACCCCACCTACGGGAGACAGAAGAGTTGAAGCACGCGGCGGCCCACTACTTCTGTGAGATGTCTGGCCACTCGGTTGCGCATGTCTATGACAAGATCCTCCACATCGCAGGCGAAGGCCGCAGCTGCTACGTCCATGATGCGGTGGCGAAGTTCACGGACGCTGAATTTGCGGTAATGATGTTTCTCGATGGTTGCTATTTGTTGCTCTATATGGCGGGGACTAAAGGATGTGCGTTTTTGTGTAATCGGATGACCTTGTCCACGGGGCCTTGCATGCTAAGGGATATCTTTCTGTTAGAGAATCAGCTTCCTTGGTTGGTCCTCGAGGCTCTTATGGACTTCTTGACACCATGTCCAGTGTACAAGTTTGTTCATAAGATGGGGAAATATTTCTATATCACCCGCCGCCCTTCATCTTTACATTCAAACACAAGGGTTCATGTGGATGAGCTCAAGAAGTACAAGCCACCACATCTCCTTGGGCTCCTCCGATACTCTCAGCTTGGCAATATGACTAACATAGATCTTGTCAACAATTGCACATGCCAGTCATCTAGTAGTGGCATTGAGCTTGCGGAAATCGGCATCAAGTTGACTGCCAGCAGCAAAACAGGGTTGGCGGACATGAGTGTCCAGAGAGGCTACCTCTTTGGCCAGCTCTCCCTTACGCCATTGTTCGTAAATGACGTCACTGCTTGCTGGCTCATCAGCATGGCAGCTTACGAGGCGTGCGTGTCCACCACATATCCATCAGATGGCTTCGTCATCAGCTCATACATCTCCTTCATGGCAATGCTCATGGACAAGGAAGAGGACGTGCACGAGCTGCGAGCCAAGCACATCGTTGGCAGCTTCTTCAGCAACACACAGCGGCTCGTTTTCTTCAAGGGGCTCGCCACCCACCTGCGCCTCGGGCGCCTCTACTTCATCATCACGGACAAGATTGACAAGTTCAAGCGTGAAAGGCCAGTGAGTATCGCCGTGCATAGGTTCGTATACAAAAACTCCAAGGCAATTGTCACCGTGCTCTCTATTGGCTCGCAGGTATCTTCAGAACCTTGA